Proteins encoded within one genomic window of Gadus macrocephalus chromosome 16, ASM3116895v1:
- the sphkap gene encoding A-kinase anchor protein SPHKAP isoform X4: protein MMSSLLAALRAFTETNFQQSAMLEGSDITETEALTTDSTLASSVTACKKVLCSNSVLDSADYWLQNEKALCRLGLLDGDADGSCSTICFVNLDHEKMDYTDHKGIKRLASVSPDLPKMVESLNVHQPKENEILLLGGLQAPDIIHTRSQSSMQQGLRQQQQRGPDVCLLQCSGRRLTSQPGNIILEINRFLIGLQWGKDRHLQQQQQPQQQQQGHAAAGARIEDDTNRSISSIEEDFLTASEHLEEDSEDDNYRNEPGSGGAAEGLVEVAQRHCVRPSSQRGQGSLRQDSEDEGTVVVPAKKGPHKTIHNTKESAGHYATNLAESVLQDAFIRLSQDETSFIPGAAVSLSLCPIPSNSTCSASKREGSQQRTCSFELPKIVIVQSPDSSEGAAEWPGIQTVQSGEEDDSVEPQPLSEQGSQPHKVQHNGGHPSKPVEVALAYAASVIGTIANPQLTEQITMESSSEEDTGEEQQESEDGADYSFSSAMAKLAGAVAGVDLTEESGEGGDSDADSNEVYTTSRGLMSAAEASAAFTLHCSVTEGTSIEAFRANIAEVLHREAAEVLAQPEGYKSVAHLLEVTHNKIVDGITCPKKSYVDDTEVDDFLSEVVDSLFKHAFEKAKKKKELEGPGKDAPNLQVFLQESVNNLLFDILCLTHKKISDISRCSQAPFDMQECDVYTRDSSSTKEIRDPAGQMRRLVGYSQAMLHCTDTISMALMQKDGEYLLEERETKARKSSPAVLSREQQQQMILLQKQQLQCQTKTTSPLAKDCADHQQMQPGKGAIREPLSEISVACAERRGRLGTSGDSRQGSLTPQSSLNSCSSLLSFRMDSETRTPVSCFADDLATTVVSMATELAAICLENSTGKQPWFCGLKGAPEEGHEAILLPACRTVLRRKEGQNGNNTSKKHRAPRLSEIKRKTEEQPELMECLVNRVVDETVNPDEPQDPFALFASEVTARIMNCPELNVVDTSKAGQPRSRLQCERWSRGKASSYESIPEEDGDPLGRQNTLGPGSRLGQNLSRGSSISKQSSCESITDEFSRFMVNQMETEGRGFDLLLDYYAGKNASSILAAAVQQAATKKNGHLNVRASCLSKQSSTESITEEFYRFMLKDMDKENKDYSFTKTKEWSNSLLPPSPRTSFCIRQSSVPDRRSSDSRLTVGSPIKANSFDGFARNSHGDTLNIYPSNSVSASGLCKSDSCLYQRGRTDQITDMLIHETWSSSIESLMRKNKIIADPEDSIELGAAAVDSQPQVQQFANRLAADIVETGKSFLGGQPEGAGSPLGWQQTQPRMPVGERRRGFKQSRPGCSRSKGSQEQAGTGDATALRLRCNRDVPLIHIEGDQKDAGTSQDPMRVKVCRQDVTPEVLAPKHSERISAGNSSNGTSSASSVGMADLEAFSDVASQSAIAISAETGRGHLAESQGSDLEEAGLVRSMESVPMRPRGLLVLNYDLEQECVDWELRVTLQWIAASELGLSALYFSKSKEKRVSKFQKVVLLLSQKAWRVADLFAVVLQFCEFHEKEREEGRSSLSSLFDWLLETL, encoded by the exons ATGATGTCATCACTGCTGGCCGCACTACGGGCCTTCACCGAAAC TAACTTCCAGCAGTCGGCCATGTTGGAGGGCTCCGATATCACGGAGACAGAGGCACTCACCACCGACAGCACCCTCGCCTCCTCGGTGACTGCCTGCAAGAAG GTGCTGTGCAGTAACAGTGTGCTGGACTCGGCGGACTACTGGCTGCAGAATGAGAAAGCGCTGTGCCGACTGGGCCTGCTGGATGGAGACGCAGACGGCAGCTGTTCTACA ATCTGTTTTGTGAATTTAGACCATGAGAAAATGGATTATACTGATCACAAAGGAATAAAG AGGCTGGCCTCCGTGTCTCCAGATCTGCCAAAGATGGTGGAGTCTCTGAATGTCCACCAGCCTAAGGAGAATGAGATCCTGCTCCTGGGGGGTTTACAAGCACCAGACATCATTCACACTCGCTCGCAATCCTCCATGCAG CAGGGcctgcggcagcagcagcagcgggggCCAGATGTGTGTCTTCTGCAGTGTTCAGGACGGAGACTTACCAGCCAGCCTGGAAACATCATCCTGGAGATCAACAGGTTCCTGATTGGCCTCCAGTGGGGGAAGGATCgccacctgcagcagcagcagcagcctcagcagcagcagcagggccatGCCGCGGCCGGGGCACGCATCGAGGACGACACCAACCGCTCCATCTCGTCCATCGAAGAGGACTTCCTCACCGCCTCTGAGCACCTGGAAGAAGACAGTGAAGACGACAATTACAGAAATG AGCCAGGGAGCGGGGGGGCAGCAGAAGGACTAGTGGAGGTTGCACAGAGGCACTGTGTCCGCCCTTCATCTCAGAGGGGACAGGGCTCTCTCCGTCAGGACAGTGAGGACGAAGGGACCGTCGTTGTCCCCGCCAAAAAGGGGCCCCACAAAACAATCCACAACACAAAGGAGTCTGCTGGACACTATGCCACAAACCTGGCTGAGTCGGTGCTGCAGGACGCCTTCATCCGACTGTCCCAGGATGAGACCTCATTCATACCTGGAGCGGCTGTGAGCCTCTCACTTTGCCCCATTCCATCAAACTCGACATGTTCTGCATCCAAAAGAGAAGGTTCCCAGCAACGGACCTGCTCTTTTGAGCTCCCCAAGATTGTCATAGTTCAAAGCCCAGACAGCTCTGAGGGTGCTGCAGAATGGCCGGGCATCCAGACGGTACAATCTGGAGAAGAGGATGACTCTGTTGAACCCCAACCCCTGTCAGAACAAGGGAGCCAGCCTCATAAGGTCCAACACAATGGAGGGCACCCCTCTAAACCTGTGGAGGTGGCTTTGGCCTACGCCGCTAGCGTCATCGGTACCATCGCCAACCCACAATTGACAGAACAGATTACAATGGAGTCCAGCTCAGAGGAGGACACAGGTGAAGAGCAGCAGGAGTCAGAGGATGGAGCTGACTACTCCTTCTCTTCAGCTATGGCTAAGCTCGCTGGTGCTGTAGCTGGCGTGGACCTAACTGAGGAGTCAGGGGAGGGTGGTGACTCAGATGCAGACTCTAATGAGGTCTACACGACCTCTAGAGGGCTGATGTCTGCTGCGGAGGCGTCAGCTGCCTTTACACTCCACTGCAGTGTCACAGAGGGGACCAGTATTGAGGCATTCCGTGCAAACATCGCCGAGGTTCTACACAGGGAAGCAGCAGAGGTGCTGGCCCAGCCAGAAGGCTACAAGAGTGTAGCACACCTGCTGGAGGtcacacataacaaaatagtCGATGGCATTACCTGCCCAAAGAAATCTTATGTTGATGATACAGAAGTtgatgattttttgagtgaggtGGTTGACAGTCTCTTCAAGCATGCTTTTGAGAAAgcgaaaaagaagaaagaactGGAGGGTCCTGGGAAAGATGCGCCTAACCTGCAAGTCTTTCTGCAGGAGAGTGTCAACAATTTGCTCTTTGACATCCTTTGCTTGACACATAAGAAAATCAGTGACATTTCCAGATGTAGTCAAGCCCCATTTGACATGCAAGAGTGTGACGTATACACCAGAGATTCATCTAGCACTAAAGAGATTAGAGATCCAGCAGGTCAGATGAGACGCTTGGTTGGCTACAGTCAGGCCATGCTTCATTGCACAGATACAATCTCCATGGCTCTAATGCAAAAGGATGGGGAATATTTGTTGGAGGAGAGGGAAACAAAAGCTCGGAAATCGTCCCCCGCTGTACTTAGCAGAGAGCAACAACAGCAGATGATACTGCTGCAGAAGCAACAGCTGCAGTGTCAGACTAAAACAACCTCACCATTGGCCAAGGACTGTGCTGATCACCAACAGATGCAGCCGGGCAAAGGGGCCATCAGAGAACCTCTGAGCGAGATCTCCGTGGCCTGCGCTGAAAGGAGGGGTAGATTGGGGACAAGTGGTGACAGCCGACAGGGCTCCCTGACGCCACAGTCCTCCCTCAACTCCTGTAGTTCTCTGCTATCTTTTCGAATGGACTCTGAGACCAGAACACCTGTGAGTTGCTTTGCAGATGACCTTGCAACAACAGTGGTGTCTATGGCCACTGAGCTGGCTGCAATCTGCCTTGAAAATTCCACAGGGAAGCAGCCCTGGTTCTGTGGACTTAAAGGCGCACCTGAAGAGGGGCATGAAGCCATCTTACTGCCTGCTTGCCGCACAGTATTAAGGAGGAAAGAGGGCCAAAATGGCAACAATACCTCTAAGAAGCACCGGGCACCACGTCTAAGTGAGATTAAAAGGAAGACCGAAGAGCAGCCGGAGCTCATGGAGTGCCTGGTGAACAGAGTGGTTGACGAGACGGTCAACCCAGATGAACCCCAGGACCCTTTTGCCCTGTTTGCTTCTGAGGTGACAGCCAGGATAATGAATTGCCCTGAGCTCAATGTGGTCGACACCTCCAAAGCAGGCCAGCCACGCAGTAGACTGCAGTGTGAAAGGTGGAGCCGAGGTAAAGCATCAAGTTATGAGAGCATTCCGGAGGAAGATGGCGACCCTTTGGGCAGACAAAACACCCTGGGTCCTGGGAGTCGTTTGGGACAGAACCTAAGCAGAGGTAGCTCCATTTCCAAACAGTCCAGCTGTGAGAGTATCACAGATGAGTTCTCCAGATTCATGGTTAACCAAATGGAGACTGAAGGCAGGGGCTTTGACCTGTTGCTGGACTACTATGCAGGGAAGAATGCCAGCAGCATCTTGGCCGCAGCTGTTCAGCAGGCTGCCACCAAGAAGAATGGCCACCTTAATGTCCGGGCCTCCTGCTTGTCCAAACAGTCCAGCACAGAGAGCATCACAGAGGAGTTCTACAGGTTCATGCTCAAAGACATGGATAAGGAAAACAAAGACTACAGTTTTACCAAGACTAAAGAGTGGAGCAACAGCTTGCTCCCACCTTCTCCCAGGACATCGTTCTGCATCCGACAGTCCTCTGTCCCCGACCGGCGTTCCTCGGACTCCAGACTGACTGTCGGCTCACCCATCAAAGCCAACTCTTTTGATGGATTTGCCCGCAATTCACACGGAGACACCCTCAACATCTACCCCAGCAATTCAGTGTCGGCATCTGGCCTCTGTAAGTCGGACTCGTGCCTTTATCAAAGAGGCAGAACTGACCAGATAACCGACATGCTGATTCATGAGACTTGGTCCAGTTCCATTGAGTCTCTGATGCGGAAGAACAAAATAATTGCTGATCCAGAGGACAGCATTGAGCTGGGCGCAGCCGCGGTCGACTCCCAGCCCCAGGTGCAGCAGTTTGCCAACCGTCTTGCAGCTGACATTGTGGAGACCGGGAAGTCCTTTCTTGGGGGACAACCGGAGGGTGCTGGGAGCCCCTTAGGGTGGCAGCAAACGCAGCCCCGCATGCCTGTAGGGGAACGCAGAAGGGGTTTCAAACAGTCCCGGCCAGGATGTAGTCGAAGCAAAGGAAGCCAGGAGCAGGCTGGGACCGGTGATGCCACTGCTCTTCGCTTGCGTTGCAATAGAGATGTGCCACTCATTCACATCGAGGGAGACCAGAAAGACGCGGGGACCAGCCAAGACCCTATGAGGGTAAAAGTATGCCGCCAGGACGTCACACCAGAAGTGTTAGCCCCAAAGCACTCAGAAAGAATATCAGCTGGGAACAGCAG TAACGGGACCAGCAGCGCGTCCAGTGTGGGCATGGCCGACCTGGAGGCCTTCTCTGATGTGGCGTCTCAGAGCGCCATCGCCATCAG TGCAGAAACAGGGAGAGGCCACCTTGCAGAAAGCCAGGGGAGTGACCTTG AGGAGGCCGGCCTGGTGAGATCCATGGAGAGTGTGCCAATGCGCCCCAGGGGCCTCCTGGTGCTAAACTATGACCTGGAGCAGGAGTGTGTGGACTGGGAGCTCAGAGTGACTCTCCAGTGGATAGCAGCCTCCGAGCTCGGCCTGTCGGCCCTCTACTTCAGCAAGTCTAAGGAAAAGAGGGTCTCAAAG TTCCAGAAAGTGGTGCTCCTGTTGTCCCAGAAGGCGTGGCGCGTGGCAGACCTGTTCGCCGTCgtactgcagttctgtgagttccacgagaaggagagagaggagggcagatCCTCTCTGTCCAGCCTGTTTGATTGGCTGCTGGAGACACTTTAG
- the sphkap gene encoding A-kinase anchor protein SPHKAP isoform X2: protein MMSSLLAALRAFTETNFQQSAMLEGSDITETEALTTDSTLASSVTACKKVLCSNSVLDSADYWLQNEKALCRLGLLDGDADGSCSTICFVNLDHEKMDYTDHKGIKRLASVSPDLPKMVESLNVHQPKENEILLLGGLQAPDIIHTRSQSSMQGLRQQQQRGPDVCLLQCSGRRLTSQPGNIILEINRFLIGLQWGKDRHLQQQQQPQQQQQGHAAAGARIEDDTNRSISSIEEDFLTASEHLEEDSEDDNYRNEPGSGGAAEGLVEVAQRHCVRPSSQRGQGSLRQDSEDEGTVVVPAKKGPHKTIHNTKESAGHYATNLAESVLQDAFIRLSQDETSFIPGAAVSLSLCPIPSNSTCSASKREGSQQRTCSFELPKIVIVQSPDSSEGAAEWPGIQTVQSGEEDDSVEPQPLSEQGSQPHKVQHNGGHPSKPVEVALAYAASVIGTIANPQLTEQITMESSSEEDTGEEQQESEDGADYSFSSAMAKLAGAVAGVDLTEESGEGGDSDADSNEVYTTSRGLMSAAEASAAFTLHCSVTEGTSIEAFRANIAEVLHREAAEVLAQPEGYKSVAHLLEVTHNKIVDGITCPKKSYVDDTEVDDFLSEVVDSLFKHAFEKAKKKKELEGPGKDAPNLQVFLQESVNNLLFDILCLTHKKISDISRCSQAPFDMQECDVYTRDSSSTKEIRDPAGQMRRLVGYSQAMLHCTDTISMALMQKDGEYLLEERETKARKSSPAVLSREQQQQMILLQKQQLQCQTKTTSPLAKDCADHQQMQPGKGAIREPLSEISVACAERRGRLGTSGDSRQGSLTPQSSLNSCSSLLSFRMDSETRTPVSCFADDLATTVVSMATELAAICLENSTGKQPWFCGLKGAPEEGHEAILLPACRTVLRRKEGQNGNNTSKKHRAPRLSEIKRKTEEQPELMECLVNRVVDETVNPDEPQDPFALFASEVTARIMNCPELNVVDTSKAGQPRSRLQCERWSRGKASSYESIPEEDGDPLGRQNTLGPGSRLGQNLSRGSSISKQSSCESITDEFSRFMVNQMETEGRGFDLLLDYYAGKNASSILAAAVQQAATKKNGHLNVRASCLSKQSSTESITEEFYRFMLKDMDKENKDYSFTKTKEWSNSLLPPSPRTSFCIRQSSVPDRRSSDSRLTVGSPIKANSFDGFARNSHGDTLNIYPSNSVSASGLCKSDSCLYQRGRTDQITDMLIHETWSSSIESLMRKNKIIADPEDSIELGAAAVDSQPQVQQFANRLAADIVETGKSFLGGQPEGAGSPLGWQQTQPRMPVGERRRGFKQSRPGCSRSKGSQEQAGTGDATALRLRCNRDVPLIHIEGDQKDAGTSQDPMRVKVCRQDVTPEVLAPKHSERISAGNSSSERPAGPVAALVKRDKRSMSASSEESMGSWSQVTPEEDPPDETSSFIQLSEGNGTSSASSVGMADLEAFSDVASQSAIAISAETGRGHLAESQGSDLEEAGLVRSMESVPMRPRGLLVLNYDLEQECVDWELRVTLQWIAASELGLSALYFSKSKEKRVSKFQKVVLLLSQKAWRVADLFAVVLQFCEFHEKEREEGRSSLSSLFDWLLETL from the exons ATGATGTCATCACTGCTGGCCGCACTACGGGCCTTCACCGAAAC TAACTTCCAGCAGTCGGCCATGTTGGAGGGCTCCGATATCACGGAGACAGAGGCACTCACCACCGACAGCACCCTCGCCTCCTCGGTGACTGCCTGCAAGAAG GTGCTGTGCAGTAACAGTGTGCTGGACTCGGCGGACTACTGGCTGCAGAATGAGAAAGCGCTGTGCCGACTGGGCCTGCTGGATGGAGACGCAGACGGCAGCTGTTCTACA ATCTGTTTTGTGAATTTAGACCATGAGAAAATGGATTATACTGATCACAAAGGAATAAAG AGGCTGGCCTCCGTGTCTCCAGATCTGCCAAAGATGGTGGAGTCTCTGAATGTCCACCAGCCTAAGGAGAATGAGATCCTGCTCCTGGGGGGTTTACAAGCACCAGACATCATTCACACTCGCTCGCAATCCTCCATGCAG GGcctgcggcagcagcagcagcgggggCCAGATGTGTGTCTTCTGCAGTGTTCAGGACGGAGACTTACCAGCCAGCCTGGAAACATCATCCTGGAGATCAACAGGTTCCTGATTGGCCTCCAGTGGGGGAAGGATCgccacctgcagcagcagcagcagcctcagcagcagcagcagggccatGCCGCGGCCGGGGCACGCATCGAGGACGACACCAACCGCTCCATCTCGTCCATCGAAGAGGACTTCCTCACCGCCTCTGAGCACCTGGAAGAAGACAGTGAAGACGACAATTACAGAAATG AGCCAGGGAGCGGGGGGGCAGCAGAAGGACTAGTGGAGGTTGCACAGAGGCACTGTGTCCGCCCTTCATCTCAGAGGGGACAGGGCTCTCTCCGTCAGGACAGTGAGGACGAAGGGACCGTCGTTGTCCCCGCCAAAAAGGGGCCCCACAAAACAATCCACAACACAAAGGAGTCTGCTGGACACTATGCCACAAACCTGGCTGAGTCGGTGCTGCAGGACGCCTTCATCCGACTGTCCCAGGATGAGACCTCATTCATACCTGGAGCGGCTGTGAGCCTCTCACTTTGCCCCATTCCATCAAACTCGACATGTTCTGCATCCAAAAGAGAAGGTTCCCAGCAACGGACCTGCTCTTTTGAGCTCCCCAAGATTGTCATAGTTCAAAGCCCAGACAGCTCTGAGGGTGCTGCAGAATGGCCGGGCATCCAGACGGTACAATCTGGAGAAGAGGATGACTCTGTTGAACCCCAACCCCTGTCAGAACAAGGGAGCCAGCCTCATAAGGTCCAACACAATGGAGGGCACCCCTCTAAACCTGTGGAGGTGGCTTTGGCCTACGCCGCTAGCGTCATCGGTACCATCGCCAACCCACAATTGACAGAACAGATTACAATGGAGTCCAGCTCAGAGGAGGACACAGGTGAAGAGCAGCAGGAGTCAGAGGATGGAGCTGACTACTCCTTCTCTTCAGCTATGGCTAAGCTCGCTGGTGCTGTAGCTGGCGTGGACCTAACTGAGGAGTCAGGGGAGGGTGGTGACTCAGATGCAGACTCTAATGAGGTCTACACGACCTCTAGAGGGCTGATGTCTGCTGCGGAGGCGTCAGCTGCCTTTACACTCCACTGCAGTGTCACAGAGGGGACCAGTATTGAGGCATTCCGTGCAAACATCGCCGAGGTTCTACACAGGGAAGCAGCAGAGGTGCTGGCCCAGCCAGAAGGCTACAAGAGTGTAGCACACCTGCTGGAGGtcacacataacaaaatagtCGATGGCATTACCTGCCCAAAGAAATCTTATGTTGATGATACAGAAGTtgatgattttttgagtgaggtGGTTGACAGTCTCTTCAAGCATGCTTTTGAGAAAgcgaaaaagaagaaagaactGGAGGGTCCTGGGAAAGATGCGCCTAACCTGCAAGTCTTTCTGCAGGAGAGTGTCAACAATTTGCTCTTTGACATCCTTTGCTTGACACATAAGAAAATCAGTGACATTTCCAGATGTAGTCAAGCCCCATTTGACATGCAAGAGTGTGACGTATACACCAGAGATTCATCTAGCACTAAAGAGATTAGAGATCCAGCAGGTCAGATGAGACGCTTGGTTGGCTACAGTCAGGCCATGCTTCATTGCACAGATACAATCTCCATGGCTCTAATGCAAAAGGATGGGGAATATTTGTTGGAGGAGAGGGAAACAAAAGCTCGGAAATCGTCCCCCGCTGTACTTAGCAGAGAGCAACAACAGCAGATGATACTGCTGCAGAAGCAACAGCTGCAGTGTCAGACTAAAACAACCTCACCATTGGCCAAGGACTGTGCTGATCACCAACAGATGCAGCCGGGCAAAGGGGCCATCAGAGAACCTCTGAGCGAGATCTCCGTGGCCTGCGCTGAAAGGAGGGGTAGATTGGGGACAAGTGGTGACAGCCGACAGGGCTCCCTGACGCCACAGTCCTCCCTCAACTCCTGTAGTTCTCTGCTATCTTTTCGAATGGACTCTGAGACCAGAACACCTGTGAGTTGCTTTGCAGATGACCTTGCAACAACAGTGGTGTCTATGGCCACTGAGCTGGCTGCAATCTGCCTTGAAAATTCCACAGGGAAGCAGCCCTGGTTCTGTGGACTTAAAGGCGCACCTGAAGAGGGGCATGAAGCCATCTTACTGCCTGCTTGCCGCACAGTATTAAGGAGGAAAGAGGGCCAAAATGGCAACAATACCTCTAAGAAGCACCGGGCACCACGTCTAAGTGAGATTAAAAGGAAGACCGAAGAGCAGCCGGAGCTCATGGAGTGCCTGGTGAACAGAGTGGTTGACGAGACGGTCAACCCAGATGAACCCCAGGACCCTTTTGCCCTGTTTGCTTCTGAGGTGACAGCCAGGATAATGAATTGCCCTGAGCTCAATGTGGTCGACACCTCCAAAGCAGGCCAGCCACGCAGTAGACTGCAGTGTGAAAGGTGGAGCCGAGGTAAAGCATCAAGTTATGAGAGCATTCCGGAGGAAGATGGCGACCCTTTGGGCAGACAAAACACCCTGGGTCCTGGGAGTCGTTTGGGACAGAACCTAAGCAGAGGTAGCTCCATTTCCAAACAGTCCAGCTGTGAGAGTATCACAGATGAGTTCTCCAGATTCATGGTTAACCAAATGGAGACTGAAGGCAGGGGCTTTGACCTGTTGCTGGACTACTATGCAGGGAAGAATGCCAGCAGCATCTTGGCCGCAGCTGTTCAGCAGGCTGCCACCAAGAAGAATGGCCACCTTAATGTCCGGGCCTCCTGCTTGTCCAAACAGTCCAGCACAGAGAGCATCACAGAGGAGTTCTACAGGTTCATGCTCAAAGACATGGATAAGGAAAACAAAGACTACAGTTTTACCAAGACTAAAGAGTGGAGCAACAGCTTGCTCCCACCTTCTCCCAGGACATCGTTCTGCATCCGACAGTCCTCTGTCCCCGACCGGCGTTCCTCGGACTCCAGACTGACTGTCGGCTCACCCATCAAAGCCAACTCTTTTGATGGATTTGCCCGCAATTCACACGGAGACACCCTCAACATCTACCCCAGCAATTCAGTGTCGGCATCTGGCCTCTGTAAGTCGGACTCGTGCCTTTATCAAAGAGGCAGAACTGACCAGATAACCGACATGCTGATTCATGAGACTTGGTCCAGTTCCATTGAGTCTCTGATGCGGAAGAACAAAATAATTGCTGATCCAGAGGACAGCATTGAGCTGGGCGCAGCCGCGGTCGACTCCCAGCCCCAGGTGCAGCAGTTTGCCAACCGTCTTGCAGCTGACATTGTGGAGACCGGGAAGTCCTTTCTTGGGGGACAACCGGAGGGTGCTGGGAGCCCCTTAGGGTGGCAGCAAACGCAGCCCCGCATGCCTGTAGGGGAACGCAGAAGGGGTTTCAAACAGTCCCGGCCAGGATGTAGTCGAAGCAAAGGAAGCCAGGAGCAGGCTGGGACCGGTGATGCCACTGCTCTTCGCTTGCGTTGCAATAGAGATGTGCCACTCATTCACATCGAGGGAGACCAGAAAGACGCGGGGACCAGCCAAGACCCTATGAGGGTAAAAGTATGCCGCCAGGACGTCACACCAGAAGTGTTAGCCCCAAAGCACTCAGAAAGAATATCAGCTGGGAACAGCAG CAGCGAGAGGCCAGCTGGGCCGGTGGCTGCTCTGGTCAAGAGGGACAAGCGTTCAATGAGCGCTAGCAGTGAGGAGAGCATGGGGAGCTGGTCCCAGGTCACTCCTGAAGAGGACCCCCCGGATGAGACCAGTAGTTTTATCCAACTGAGTGAGGG TAACGGGACCAGCAGCGCGTCCAGTGTGGGCATGGCCGACCTGGAGGCCTTCTCTGATGTGGCGTCTCAGAGCGCCATCGCCATCAG TGCAGAAACAGGGAGAGGCCACCTTGCAGAAAGCCAGGGGAGTGACCTTG AGGAGGCCGGCCTGGTGAGATCCATGGAGAGTGTGCCAATGCGCCCCAGGGGCCTCCTGGTGCTAAACTATGACCTGGAGCAGGAGTGTGTGGACTGGGAGCTCAGAGTGACTCTCCAGTGGATAGCAGCCTCCGAGCTCGGCCTGTCGGCCCTCTACTTCAGCAAGTCTAAGGAAAAGAGGGTCTCAAAG TTCCAGAAAGTGGTGCTCCTGTTGTCCCAGAAGGCGTGGCGCGTGGCAGACCTGTTCGCCGTCgtactgcagttctgtgagttccacgagaaggagagagaggagggcagatCCTCTCTGTCCAGCCTGTTTGATTGGCTGCTGGAGACACTTTAG